One segment of Paenibacillus rhizovicinus DNA contains the following:
- a CDS encoding Gfo/Idh/MocA family protein, whose protein sequence is MTHKIIVAGCGGMSNTWLDYAIQRENAEIVGLVDIFEESAKAMAAKKGLNVPTFTDLGAALAATGANLVFDVTIPASHKTIAITAMQAGCNVFGEKPMAESFADAKEIVEVSQATGKRYSVMQNRRYNKQIRSYRDMVGSGSIGTIGSIHADFFLGAHFGGFRDAMDNPLIIDMAIHTFDQARFITGADPVSVYCHEFNPPGSWYAGNASAICIYEMSDGSVFTYRGSWCADGLNTSWESDWRVTGSKGGARWDGATMPYGEIVNPEKAEGFIREMLRIEGQEVYDGQEGHWGCLDEMFAALEAGRPAETDCLDNIKSVAMVFGAVESARTGQKVML, encoded by the coding sequence ATGACCCATAAAATCATCGTTGCCGGCTGCGGCGGCATGTCCAACACTTGGCTGGATTACGCGATCCAGCGGGAGAACGCCGAAATCGTCGGCTTGGTCGATATTTTCGAAGAAAGCGCGAAAGCGATGGCAGCGAAAAAAGGACTGAACGTTCCGACGTTCACGGACCTTGGCGCGGCTCTTGCGGCGACAGGCGCGAATCTCGTGTTCGACGTGACCATTCCGGCAAGCCACAAGACAATCGCCATCACGGCGATGCAGGCGGGCTGCAACGTATTCGGCGAGAAGCCGATGGCGGAGTCGTTCGCGGACGCGAAAGAGATCGTCGAAGTCAGCCAAGCGACGGGCAAACGGTACTCCGTCATGCAGAACCGCCGTTATAACAAGCAAATTCGTTCATACCGCGACATGGTCGGCTCCGGTTCCATCGGAACCATCGGTTCGATCCACGCGGACTTCTTCCTTGGCGCGCATTTCGGCGGCTTCCGCGATGCCATGGACAACCCGTTGATCATCGATATGGCCATTCATACGTTCGACCAGGCGCGTTTCATTACGGGCGCGGATCCCGTATCCGTGTACTGTCATGAATTCAACCCTCCGGGATCGTGGTATGCGGGCAACGCGTCGGCAATCTGCATTTACGAAATGAGCGACGGCTCCGTCTTCACCTACCGCGGATCGTGGTGCGCGGACGGCTTGAATACGTCGTGGGAATCGGACTGGCGCGTCACGGGCAGCAAAGGCGGCGCGCGCTGGGACGGCGCGACGATGCCGTACGGCGAAATCGTCAATCCGGAGAAGGCCGAGGGCTTCATCCGCGAGATGCTTCGCATCGAAGGCCAAGAGGTCTATGACGGCCAAGAAGGTCACTGGGGCTGTCTGGACGAAATGTTCGCGGCGCTCGAAGCGGGCCGGCCGGCCGAGACCGACTGCCTGGATAACATCAAGAGCGTAGCGATGGTGTTCGGCGCCGTCGAGAGCGCGCGCACCGGGCAGAAGGTTATGCTGTAG